From the Notolabrus celidotus isolate fNotCel1 chromosome 12, fNotCel1.pri, whole genome shotgun sequence genome, one window contains:
- the LOC117822702 gene encoding free fatty acid receptor 2-like, with product MMDEVVRTEVILSVYIISFLIGLPANLLALYAFSVKIHSKPLPTDILLLNLTISDLLFLFILPFKMHEAASDMEWTLPGFLCSITSFIFFSTIYTSSLLLMAVSVVRYIAVAFPVTYHQLHKPVYGIVTSVVMWLISAAHCSITIIVRYHPALSNGNSTVCYEKFTEEQLEVLLPVRLEFFFVVFLIPFVICVYCYLRCILILYRRPRIPQMQKQKAIGMALGTLAVFLICVLPYNMTHLVGYIQGKSPTWRYYTLLLSTFNTCIDPIIFYFSSSAFHCTSEKSIFRRKPTRIHKEATSSG from the coding sequence ATGATGGATGAGGTGGTGAGGACTGAGGTCATCCTCTCAGTCTACATCATTTCCTTCCTTATCGGCCTGCCAGCCAACCTCTTGGCTCTCTACGCCTTCAGTGTGAAGATCCACTCCAAGCCTCTTCCCACAGACATCCTGCTCCTCAATCTGACCATCTCTGACCTGCTCTTCTTGTTCATCCTTCCTTTCAAGATGCATGAGGCAGCCTCTGACATGGAATGGACTTTGCCCGGCTTTCTGTGCTCCATCAcctccttcatcttcttctccACTATCTACACCAGCTCCTTGCTGCTGATGGCGGTCAGTGTGGTTCGTTACATTGCAGTAGCTTTTCCTGTTACCTATCATCAGCTGCACAAACCTGTGTATGGGATAGTCACCAGTGTTGTTATGTGGCTTATCTCAGCAGCACACTGCAGCATTACTATCATTGTCCGCTACCACCCAGCTCTGTCCAATGGAAACAGCACCGTGTGCTATGAGAAATTCACAGAGGAGCAGTTAGAGGTCCTCCTCCCTGTGCGTTTGGAGTTTTTCTTTGTGGTCTTTCTTATACCTTTTGTCATTTGTGTATACTGCTACTTGCGCTGCATCCTGATCCTGTACCGCCGCCCCAGGATACCCCAAATGCAGAAGCAGAAGGCCATCGGCATGGCTCTGGGGACTCTAGCTGTGTTTCTAATTTGTGTGCTGCCATACAACATGACCCACTTAGTGGGGTACATACAGGGTAAAAGCCCGACATGGAGATACTACACTTTGCTACTTAGCACCTTCAACACCTGCATTGATCCCATTATCTTTtacttttcctcctctgctttccACTGCACAAGTGAGAAGTCAATTTTTAGGAGGAAGCCTACAAGAATACACAAAGAAGCCACAAGCTCAGGCTAA
- the LOC117822703 gene encoding free fatty acid receptor 2-like, with the protein MSFHWVIMDEVVRTEVILSVYIISFLIGLPANLLALYAFSVKIHSKPLPTDILLLNLTVSDLLFLIILPLKMHEATSDMNWTLPGFLCSITSFIFFSTIYTSSLLLMAVSVVRYIAVAFPVTYHQLHKPVYGIVTSVVIWLVSAAHCSIIIIVRYHPALYNGNSTMCYEDFTEKQLEVLLPVRFESFFVGFLIPFVICVYCYLSCILILYRRPRISPMQKQKAIGMALGSLAVFLICVLPFNMTHLVGYIQGESPTWRYYTLLLSTFNTCIDPIIFYFSSSAFRCTSEKSIFRKKASQSNKEATNSN; encoded by the exons ATGTCCTTCCATTG GGTCATAATGGATGAGGTGGTGAGGACTGAGGTCATCCTCTCAGTCTACATCATTTCCTTCCTTATCGGCCTGCCAGCCAACCTCTTGGCTCTCTACGCCTTCAGTGTGAAGATCCACTCCAAGCCTCTTCCTACAGACATCCTGCTCCTCAATCTGACCGTCTCTGACCTGCTCTTCTTGATCATCCTTCCTCTCAAAATGCACGAGGCAACCTCTGACATGAACTGGACTTTGCCCGGCTTTCTGTGCTCCATCAcctccttcatcttcttctccACTATCTACACCAGCTCCTTGCTGCTGATGGCGGTCAGTGTGGTTCGTTACATTGCAGTAGCTTTTCCTGTTACTTATCATCAGCTGCACAAACCTGTGTATGGGATAGTCACCAGTGTTGTTATTTGGCTTGTCTCAGCAGCACACTGCAGCATTATTATCATTGTCCGCTACCACCCAGCTCTGTACAATGGAAACAGCACCATGTGCTATGAGGACTTCACAGAGAAGCAGTTAGAGGTCCTTCTCCCTGTGCGTTTTGAGTCTTTCTTTGTGGGCTTTCTTATACCTTTTGTTATTTGTGTATACTGCTACTTGAGCTGCATCCTGATCCTGTACCGCCGCCCCAGGATTTCCCCAATGCAGAAGCAGAAGGCCATCGGCATGGCTCTGGGGAGTCTAGCTGTGTTTCTCATTTGTGTGCTGCCATTTAACATGACCCACTTAGTGGGGTACATACAGGGTGAGAGCCCGACATGGAGATACTACACTTTGCTACTTAGCACCTTCAACACCTGCATTGATCCCATCATCTTCtacttttcctcctctgctttccGCTGCACAAGTGAGAAGTCAATTTTTAGAAAGAAGGCTTCACAATCAAACAAAGAAGCCACTAATTCAAACTAA